A DNA window from Bradyrhizobium barranii subsp. barranii contains the following coding sequences:
- a CDS encoding branched-chain amino acid ABC transporter permease: MDLDALAGCLSSSACLVTQTTSGLIIGMLLFLVAVGLTLIFGVLKVVNFSHGAFYMFGAYFAMTAYQLTGSFALAMFAGAAGTAVLGLIFERVFMSRVYGADVLMQLLVCYAFVLIFDDVVRIIWGPEFKSMGMPAAFQVMPLFIAGGVVPPYYLLLIGVALVVAIVLGIGLSRSRIGKVIRAAAHNPGMVSALGINTGLIYGGVFALGGMLAGLAGALAAPVRSLTPGMGFSVLIESFIVTVIGGMGSILGALIGALLLGLIRSFGSLGFPLFTEGLMYLFMVIVLVSKPTGLFGKEAA; this comes from the coding sequence GTGGATCTCGACGCGCTCGCCGGCTGCCTCTCCAGTTCCGCCTGCCTGGTGACGCAAACCACCAGCGGCCTCATCATCGGCATGCTCCTGTTCCTGGTTGCAGTCGGGCTGACGCTGATCTTCGGCGTGCTCAAGGTCGTCAACTTCAGCCACGGCGCCTTCTACATGTTCGGCGCCTATTTCGCGATGACGGCCTATCAGCTCACCGGGAGCTTCGCGCTGGCGATGTTCGCGGGCGCGGCCGGGACCGCGGTTCTCGGCCTGATCTTCGAGCGCGTCTTCATGAGCCGCGTCTATGGCGCCGACGTGCTGATGCAGCTGCTCGTCTGCTACGCCTTCGTGCTGATCTTCGACGATGTCGTGCGCATCATCTGGGGGCCGGAATTCAAGTCGATGGGCATGCCCGCGGCGTTCCAGGTGATGCCGCTGTTCATCGCCGGCGGCGTGGTGCCGCCTTACTACCTGCTGCTGATCGGCGTCGCGCTCGTTGTGGCGATCGTGCTCGGCATCGGATTGTCGCGCAGCCGTATCGGCAAGGTGATCCGGGCGGCGGCACATAATCCTGGTATGGTCTCAGCGCTCGGCATCAACACCGGCCTGATCTATGGCGGCGTGTTCGCGCTCGGCGGCATGCTGGCTGGCCTTGCCGGCGCGCTCGCGGCGCCCGTGCGTTCGCTGACCCCCGGCATGGGATTTTCGGTGCTGATCGAATCCTTCATCGTCACCGTGATCGGCGGCATGGGCTCGATCCTGGGCGCTCTGATCGGCGCGCTGCTGCTCGGCCTTATCAGGTCCTTCGGCTCGCTCGGCTTTCCCCTGTTCACGGAAGGCCTGATGTACCTGTTCATGGTGATCGTGCTGGTCTCCAAGCCCACCGGCCTGTTCGGCAAGGAGGCGGCATGA
- a CDS encoding TetR/AcrR family transcriptional regulator: MTQANAKVTKLNRVERNAWTKQKIFDAATKVVGKHGYAEASVARITEKAGVAQGTFYNHFENRQELLDQLLPKIGLDMVEFIRARTGTADAARQEIARFSAFFDFIREVPEFLRILNEAEFFAPIGYQKHLDNISVAYVRILRRARTAGAIEDYSDEEFEAIVHMLMGARGYLSRRYSYSAGGVTAVPDHVISAYRKLMTRGLFSASGDQDTP, translated from the coding sequence ATGACGCAAGCGAATGCCAAGGTCACAAAGCTCAACCGCGTCGAGCGCAACGCCTGGACCAAGCAGAAGATCTTTGACGCCGCGACCAAGGTCGTCGGCAAGCATGGCTATGCCGAAGCCTCCGTCGCCCGCATCACGGAAAAAGCCGGCGTCGCGCAAGGCACCTTCTACAATCATTTCGAGAACCGGCAGGAGCTGCTCGACCAGCTCCTGCCGAAGATCGGCCTCGACATGGTGGAATTCATTCGCGCCCGCACCGGCACCGCCGATGCCGCGCGGCAGGAGATCGCCCGCTTCTCCGCCTTCTTCGACTTTATCCGCGAGGTGCCGGAGTTCCTGCGCATCCTCAACGAGGCCGAATTCTTCGCGCCCATCGGCTACCAGAAACATCTCGACAACATCTCCGTCGCCTATGTTCGCATCTTGCGCCGCGCGCGAACGGCAGGCGCGATCGAGGATTACAGCGACGAGGAATTCGAGGCGATCGTCCACATGCTGATGGGCGCGCGCGGCTATCTCAGCCGCCGCTACTCCTATTCGGCAGGCGGCGTCACCGCCGTCCCCGACCACGTCATCTCCGCCTATCGCAAGCTGATGACGCGCGGCCTCTTCAGTGCATCCGGAGATCAGGACACGCCATGA
- a CDS encoding YeiH family protein: protein MSQNQASNPADAKPTTVVSRIAALIPGILLCIAVAGISALLERAELGVFEHPYVEALVMAILLGMALRSFWKPAPRWQAGVAFSAKQLLEVAVMLLGASISFAAIAASGVALLASIAAVVVIALCVSFGLSRMLGLSTRLSILIACGNSICGNSAIAAVAPIIGANNDEIASSISFTAILGVMMVLGLPLLIPLLQLSATQYGILAGLTVYAVPQVLAATVPAGLVSTQIGTLVKLMRVLMLGPVVVGLSLVASRWQTGAKKSNVGFFRLVPWFILGFLALATLRSLEIVPGTVVGPVTKITSFLTVVSMAALGLGVDVKVLANVGGRVTAAVTLSLMLLLGISIALVHWFK from the coding sequence GTGTCGCAGAATCAAGCATCCAACCCGGCCGACGCCAAGCCAACCACTGTCGTGAGCCGTATCGCGGCGCTGATTCCGGGAATCCTCCTGTGCATCGCCGTGGCCGGTATCTCGGCTTTGCTCGAACGGGCCGAGCTGGGTGTCTTCGAGCACCCCTATGTCGAAGCGCTGGTGATGGCGATCCTGCTCGGGATGGCGCTGCGCAGCTTCTGGAAACCGGCGCCGCGCTGGCAGGCCGGTGTCGCCTTCAGCGCCAAACAGCTGCTCGAAGTCGCGGTCATGCTGCTGGGGGCCTCGATCAGCTTCGCCGCTATCGCGGCTTCCGGCGTGGCGCTGCTGGCATCGATCGCCGCGGTCGTCGTGATCGCGCTCTGCGTCTCCTTCGGCCTCAGTCGCATGCTGGGCCTGTCGACGCGGCTCTCGATCCTGATCGCCTGCGGCAATTCCATCTGCGGCAATTCCGCGATCGCCGCCGTGGCGCCGATCATCGGCGCCAACAACGACGAGATCGCGTCCTCGATTTCCTTTACGGCGATCCTCGGCGTGATGATGGTGCTGGGCCTGCCGCTGCTGATTCCGCTGCTGCAATTGTCGGCCACGCAATATGGCATCCTCGCAGGCCTGACCGTCTATGCGGTGCCGCAGGTGCTTGCGGCAACGGTCCCGGCCGGGCTCGTCTCGACGCAGATCGGCACGCTGGTGAAGCTGATGCGCGTGTTGATGCTCGGGCCCGTCGTCGTCGGTCTCTCCCTGGTCGCCTCGCGCTGGCAGACCGGCGCCAAGAAATCCAATGTCGGCTTCTTCCGCCTGGTCCCCTGGTTCATCCTCGGCTTCCTTGCGCTGGCGACTCTGCGCTCCCTGGAGATCGTGCCGGGCACGGTGGTCGGGCCGGTGACGAAGATCACGAGCTTCCTGACGGTGGTTTCGATGGCCGCGCTCGGCCTTGGCGTCGACGTGAAGGTGCTGGCGAATGTCGGGGGCCGCGTAACCGCGGCGGTGACACTGTCGCTGATGCTGCTGCTAGGGATCAGCATCGCGCTGGTGCACTGGTTCAAGTGA
- a CDS encoding ABC transporter ATP-binding protein, translating into MLEIRNLAKSIGGVKATNDVTLDFPDGSLTAVIGPNGAGKSTFFNLITGALRPDSGQVLLDGVDLAGRSPPEIVRHGIGRAFQVASIFKSLTVRETMLAAVSADQRSSAVLHKRFPLPETRDRAEHVMELLGLAGKRNRTAATLSHGDQKLLDIALALVLEPKVLLLDEPTAGMGPEERWRMIDKVRELWETQKITVVFIEHDMDIVFKIAPKIVVLCYGRILATGTPDEIRSNSAVIEAYLGTEHAGAAA; encoded by the coding sequence ATGCTCGAGATCCGCAACCTCGCAAAATCCATCGGTGGCGTGAAGGCGACCAACGACGTCACGCTCGACTTTCCCGACGGTTCGCTCACGGCGGTGATCGGACCGAACGGCGCGGGCAAGAGCACGTTCTTCAACCTGATTACGGGCGCCTTGAGGCCGGATTCCGGCCAGGTGCTGCTCGACGGCGTCGATCTCGCCGGCCGTTCGCCGCCGGAGATCGTGCGCCACGGCATCGGCCGCGCCTTCCAGGTTGCGAGCATCTTCAAATCGCTGACGGTGCGGGAGACCATGCTTGCCGCTGTCAGCGCCGACCAGCGCTCCTCCGCGGTGCTGCACAAGCGCTTTCCCTTGCCCGAGACGCGCGACCGCGCCGAGCACGTGATGGAGTTGCTGGGCCTCGCGGGAAAACGCAATCGCACGGCCGCGACACTGTCGCATGGCGACCAGAAGCTACTCGACATTGCGCTCGCTCTGGTGCTCGAACCAAAGGTTCTGCTGCTGGACGAGCCGACTGCCGGCATGGGCCCGGAAGAGCGCTGGCGCATGATCGACAAGGTGCGCGAGCTCTGGGAGACGCAGAAAATCACCGTCGTCTTCATCGAGCACGACATGGACATCGTGTTCAAGATCGCCCCAAAGATCGTCGTGCTCTGCTACGGCCGCATCCTGGCAACCGGAACGCCTGACGAAATCCGAAGCAACAGCGCCGTGATCGAGGCCTATCTCGGCACCGAACATGCGGGGGCCGCCGCATGA
- a CDS encoding ABC transporter permease, which translates to MSSPALVRHPEDSMPAATAIAEADPVPAPSPPATPPSFGTLALRWYRLNRAGLRATAIGIISLLAFLLVWHLLTTYRVVFFVRFTNVPSPLAVYASFTKAIHDPKFLLHILLSCRRILFGFTLAAVVGVPLGLIMGRFKLVHEIIFPVAEVLRPIPAIAWVPMAIMLWPTNEQSIVFITFLGAFFPILVNTLHGMSLVDPVLVRAAQCLGARERSIFREVYFPASMPHIFTGLTVGMGVAWVSLIAAEMISGQYGIGYFTWEAYSLVQYADIALGMIAIGVLGLGSSLLIRGAGQLVMPWRLK; encoded by the coding sequence GTGAGCAGTCCCGCCCTCGTCAGACATCCCGAGGACAGCATGCCGGCAGCAACCGCAATCGCCGAGGCGGACCCCGTGCCCGCCCCTTCCCCGCCCGCGACACCGCCTTCCTTCGGCACGCTCGCGCTGCGCTGGTACCGGCTCAATCGGGCGGGGCTACGCGCGACGGCGATCGGCATCATATCGCTGCTCGCCTTCCTGCTGGTCTGGCACCTGCTCACGACCTATCGCGTCGTGTTCTTCGTGCGCTTCACCAACGTGCCCTCGCCGCTCGCGGTCTATGCCAGCTTCACCAAGGCGATCCACGATCCCAAATTCCTGCTGCACATCCTCCTGAGCTGCCGGCGCATCTTGTTCGGCTTCACGCTCGCGGCGGTGGTCGGCGTGCCGCTCGGCCTGATCATGGGTCGCTTCAAGCTGGTGCACGAGATCATCTTCCCAGTGGCCGAGGTGCTGCGGCCGATCCCGGCAATCGCCTGGGTGCCGATGGCGATCATGCTTTGGCCGACCAACGAGCAGAGCATCGTCTTCATCACCTTCCTCGGTGCGTTCTTCCCGATCCTGGTCAACACGCTGCATGGCATGTCGCTGGTCGATCCCGTGCTGGTGCGCGCCGCGCAATGTCTCGGCGCGCGCGAGCGCTCGATCTTCCGCGAGGTGTATTTTCCAGCTTCGATGCCGCACATCTTCACCGGCCTCACCGTCGGTATGGGCGTGGCCTGGGTGTCGCTGATCGCCGCCGAGATGATCTCGGGCCAGTACGGCATCGGCTACTTCACCTGGGAGGCCTATTCCCTTGTCCAGTATGCCGACATCGCGCTCGGCATGATCGCGATCGGCGTGCTTGGCCTTGGATCGAGCCTGCTTATCAGGGGCGCCGGGCAGTTGGTGATGCCGTGGAGGCTAAAATGA
- a CDS encoding ABC transporter ATP-binding protein yields MSATIIEVADLDVYYGTSQILFGVGLSVRQGETMALLGRNGAGKSTTMKAIMGLAPPRRGRISLRGAVISGQRPHHIARAGLGFVPEDRQIFPEHTVEDNLVIGRKKGPEGQDEWPIKRIYDVFPLLEPLRHRIAGRLSGGEQQMLAIARTLMGNPALLLLDEPSEGLAPIIVQRIGELLRQLRQLGSTVLIAEQNMHFCLGLASHATVIDKGQIVYAAGIDELKANDAIRRRYLAL; encoded by the coding sequence ATGAGCGCGACCATTATCGAGGTCGCCGATCTCGACGTCTACTACGGCACCAGCCAGATCCTGTTCGGCGTCGGCCTCTCGGTGCGGCAGGGCGAGACCATGGCGCTGCTCGGCCGCAATGGCGCGGGCAAATCGACGACCATGAAGGCGATCATGGGGCTGGCGCCGCCGCGGCGGGGCAGGATCAGCCTGCGCGGCGCGGTGATCTCGGGCCAGAGGCCGCACCATATCGCGCGCGCCGGTCTCGGCTTCGTGCCGGAGGATCGCCAGATCTTTCCGGAGCACACGGTCGAGGACAATCTCGTCATCGGTCGCAAGAAGGGGCCGGAAGGCCAGGACGAGTGGCCGATCAAGCGGATCTACGACGTCTTCCCGCTGCTGGAGCCGCTGCGCCATCGCATCGCCGGACGTCTCTCGGGCGGGGAGCAACAGATGCTCGCCATCGCGCGCACGCTGATGGGCAACCCGGCGCTGTTGCTGCTCGATGAGCCGAGCGAGGGCCTCGCGCCGATCATCGTGCAGCGGATCGGCGAGCTGTTGCGGCAGCTCCGCCAGCTCGGATCGACCGTGCTGATCGCCGAGCAGAACATGCATTTCTGCCTGGGGCTGGCGAGCCACGCCACGGTCATCGACAAGGGCCAGATCGTCTATGCCGCCGGGATCGACGAGCTGAAGGCCAACGACGCGATCCGTCGCCGCTATCTGGCGCTTTAA
- a CDS encoding branched-chain amino acid ABC transporter permease, whose translation MTELEAGRAETLAPVRSGAALQRYRDVLIALVAFAVLASLPLFTGSKALLDFVIRCSAYGLFATSLNLLVGYTGLTSFGHGMFFGLGAYSFGLIMQKLGVPIPVAFVATLAITAAIAAVIGAICVRLKDIYFAFVTLAFQMLIHSTILSWASFTGGDQGLRGGIPRPTFLGINLANHIHLYVASCALLILGLLAMRQIAQSPFGYTLRMIRDNAARASFLGIDVWRAKLTVFVLAALFAAMGGMVMALFVSGAYPEFAYWTISGEGIFINMLGGVSTFLGPMVGTVLLLLLNDTVTRFTEYHGIVLGVVILFFALGLRKGLLDFVADWFAHRRDAGEGR comes from the coding sequence ATGACCGAGCTCGAGGCCGGCCGCGCCGAGACGCTGGCGCCGGTGCGCAGCGGTGCGGCGCTGCAACGCTATCGCGACGTCCTGATTGCGCTCGTCGCCTTTGCCGTGCTGGCGAGCCTGCCGCTGTTCACCGGCAGCAAGGCGTTGCTCGATTTCGTCATCCGCTGCTCGGCTTACGGCCTGTTCGCGACCTCGCTGAACCTGCTGGTCGGCTACACCGGCCTGACTTCGTTCGGCCACGGCATGTTCTTCGGCCTTGGCGCCTACAGTTTTGGCCTGATCATGCAGAAGCTGGGCGTGCCGATTCCCGTGGCCTTCGTCGCGACGCTGGCGATCACGGCGGCAATCGCCGCCGTCATCGGCGCTATCTGCGTGCGGCTGAAGGATATCTATTTCGCCTTCGTCACGCTCGCGTTTCAGATGCTGATCCACTCGACCATCCTGTCCTGGGCCTCCTTCACCGGCGGCGACCAGGGCCTGCGTGGCGGCATTCCGCGCCCCACATTCCTCGGCATCAATCTTGCGAACCACATCCATCTCTATGTCGCGAGCTGCGCGCTTCTCATCCTCGGCCTGCTCGCGATGCGCCAGATCGCGCAATCGCCGTTCGGTTACACGTTGCGCATGATCCGCGACAATGCCGCGCGCGCAAGCTTCCTCGGCATCGACGTCTGGCGGGCCAAGCTGACTGTCTTCGTGCTGGCGGCGCTGTTTGCCGCGATGGGCGGCATGGTGATGGCGCTGTTCGTCTCTGGCGCCTATCCGGAATTCGCCTATTGGACGATCTCGGGCGAGGGCATCTTCATCAACATGCTCGGCGGCGTCTCGACCTTCCTGGGGCCGATGGTCGGCACCGTGCTACTGCTTCTGCTCAACGACACCGTCACGCGCTTCACCGAATACCACGGCATCGTGCTCGGCGTGGTCATCCTGTTCTTCGCGCTGGGCCTGCGCAAAGGCCTGCTGGATTTCGTTGCCGACTGGTTCGCGCACCGGCGTGACGCAGGCGAGGGGCGCTAG
- a CDS encoding AMP-binding protein, producing the protein MINLSSFITFHARRTPDRPALKYRGEEISYADFDARIRQAAGWLAAQGIGAGDVVAVLMKNSAAFLELVFATSHLGAVFLPINFRLSRDEVGYIAGNAGARLLIVDEELTANAAGAKIVVLNEAAQQSVTRLASDASPASMHVRHPSDLMRLMYTSGTTDRPKGVMLTYDNFYWKSADQTIALGISAETRLLVVGPLYHVGALDLPGIAVLWHGGFIRIERNFEPETALAAIAEDKLNAAWFAPVMTTAMLTCPTRDRYDVSSLRWAIGGGEKTPEVRIRAFSEFFRNARYIDAYGLTETVGGDTFMEAGREIEKIGSTGRAIAHVEIEIRDEDGKTLPPNVNGEICLRGPKITRGYWKDPEKTAAAFFGDWFRSGDVGYLDEEGFLYLTDRKKDMIISGGENIASSEVERVIYDLPEVREVAVIGLRDARWGERPVAIVVLAKGASLELPALTEHCRTRLASFKVPKELVIRDSLPRNPSGKILKRVLRAELETSE; encoded by the coding sequence ATGATCAATCTTTCGAGCTTCATCACCTTTCATGCCCGGCGCACGCCGGACCGGCCCGCGCTGAAATATCGCGGCGAGGAGATCTCCTACGCCGATTTCGATGCGCGCATCCGGCAAGCGGCCGGCTGGCTCGCCGCGCAGGGCATCGGCGCGGGCGACGTCGTGGCCGTGCTGATGAAGAACAGCGCGGCGTTCCTGGAGCTCGTCTTCGCCACCAGCCATCTCGGCGCGGTGTTCTTGCCGATCAACTTCCGTCTCTCGCGCGACGAGGTCGGCTACATCGCCGGCAATGCCGGCGCGCGGCTGTTGATCGTCGATGAAGAACTCACCGCCAATGCAGCGGGCGCGAAGATTGTCGTGCTGAACGAGGCCGCGCAGCAGAGCGTCACACGGCTCGCGAGCGATGCGTCGCCCGCGTCAATGCACGTGCGCCATCCATCCGACCTGATGCGGTTGATGTACACCTCGGGCACCACCGACCGCCCCAAAGGCGTGATGCTCACCTACGATAATTTCTACTGGAAGTCCGCCGACCAGACGATTGCGCTCGGCATCAGCGCCGAGACCCGACTGCTCGTCGTCGGCCCGCTCTATCACGTTGGCGCGCTCGACCTGCCCGGCATCGCCGTGCTCTGGCATGGCGGTTTCATCCGCATCGAACGCAATTTCGAGCCGGAGACCGCGCTTGCGGCGATCGCGGAGGACAAGCTCAACGCGGCATGGTTCGCGCCTGTGATGACCACAGCGATGCTCACCTGCCCCACCCGCGATCGTTACGACGTCTCCAGCCTGCGATGGGCGATCGGCGGAGGCGAGAAGACGCCGGAGGTGCGCATCCGCGCGTTCTCGGAGTTCTTCCGCAATGCGCGCTACATCGATGCCTATGGCCTCACCGAGACCGTCGGCGGCGACACCTTCATGGAAGCCGGCCGCGAGATCGAGAAGATCGGCTCAACCGGGCGCGCCATCGCCCACGTCGAGATCGAGATCCGTGACGAGGACGGCAAGACGCTGCCGCCGAACGTCAATGGCGAGATCTGCCTGCGCGGACCGAAAATCACGCGCGGCTATTGGAAGGATCCGGAGAAGACGGCGGCGGCCTTCTTCGGCGACTGGTTCCGCAGCGGCGATGTCGGCTATCTCGACGAGGAAGGCTTCCTGTACCTGACCGACCGCAAGAAGGACATGATCATCTCGGGCGGCGAGAACATCGCTTCCTCCGAGGTCGAGCGCGTCATCTACGATTTGCCCGAGGTGCGCGAAGTCGCGGTGATCGGCCTGCGCGATGCGCGCTGGGGCGAGCGGCCGGTCGCGATCGTGGTGCTGGCCAAAGGCGCGAGCCTCGAACTCCCTGCCCTCACCGAGCACTGCCGTACGCGCCTGGCGAGCTTCAAGGTGCCGAAGGAGCTCGTCATCCGCGACAGCCTGCCGCGGAATCCGAGCGGAAAGATCCTCAAGCGCGTGCTGCGCGCCGAGCTGGAGACGTCTGAATGA
- a CDS encoding ABC transporter substrate-binding protein, which translates to MTRTRMPGISRRSTLALMGAGAMSVAAPWVARAQAKTIKIGMPTILSGRVAQLGTSSRNAVMLEVDKVNAAGGLAGRQIEMVIRDSKGQPQEAARVARELVNTDGCEWLIDGEASSGSFAVHEVARDLGVLCVHTCSEASSLTADPKQHIPNAFRCVRQGIHDSIVGGSYAASIAKAKGLKKWATCSPDYAYGRDTTGEFTLYLKRFAPDVEIISESWPKLFQPDYTEVVTKILQAKPQALYSCLWGGDLTSYIDQANIYAMFGQMEVFAVNMADYTALTVVKNLPKGIHSGNRYIKTFPTTPENAAWGDAYKAKYNEYPTNWSWQNATAVMFLAEAAKKANSTDGKKIAEVLKGLTIKCPFGADGTVTMRGDDHTLVGYAIGWGTTIPQEPYVPEVKAGDWKTIFELEAEWKKSKGYT; encoded by the coding sequence ATGACGAGAACCCGCATGCCGGGCATCAGCCGCCGTTCAACGCTGGCGCTGATGGGCGCCGGTGCGATGAGTGTTGCCGCACCGTGGGTGGCGCGCGCGCAAGCCAAGACCATCAAGATCGGCATGCCGACGATTCTGTCGGGCCGCGTCGCGCAGCTCGGCACGTCGTCGCGCAATGCGGTGATGCTCGAGGTCGACAAGGTCAACGCCGCCGGCGGACTTGCCGGCCGGCAGATCGAGATGGTGATCCGCGACTCCAAGGGCCAGCCGCAGGAAGCCGCCCGCGTCGCGCGCGAGCTCGTCAACACCGACGGTTGCGAGTGGCTGATCGACGGCGAGGCGTCGTCCGGATCGTTTGCGGTTCACGAAGTTGCGCGCGATCTCGGTGTGCTCTGCGTCCACACCTGCTCGGAAGCGTCCTCGCTCACCGCCGATCCAAAGCAGCACATCCCGAACGCGTTCCGTTGCGTCCGCCAGGGCATCCACGATTCCATCGTCGGCGGCAGCTATGCGGCCTCGATCGCGAAAGCCAAGGGCCTGAAGAAATGGGCGACCTGCTCGCCGGACTATGCCTATGGCCGCGACACCACCGGCGAGTTCACGCTGTACCTGAAGCGCTTCGCGCCTGACGTCGAAATCATCAGCGAGTCCTGGCCAAAGCTGTTCCAGCCCGACTACACCGAAGTCGTGACCAAGATCCTCCAGGCCAAGCCGCAGGCGCTGTACTCCTGCCTGTGGGGCGGCGATCTCACCTCCTATATCGACCAGGCCAACATCTACGCGATGTTCGGCCAGATGGAGGTGTTCGCGGTCAACATGGCCGACTACACCGCGCTTACCGTGGTGAAGAACCTGCCCAAAGGTATCCACTCCGGCAACCGCTACATCAAGACCTTCCCGACCACGCCGGAGAACGCGGCCTGGGGCGATGCCTACAAGGCGAAGTACAACGAATATCCGACCAACTGGTCGTGGCAGAACGCGACGGCCGTGATGTTCCTCGCTGAGGCCGCGAAGAAGGCCAACTCCACCGACGGCAAGAAGATCGCGGAGGTGCTGAAGGGCCTCACCATCAAGTGCCCGTTCGGCGCCGACGGCACCGTGACGATGCGCGGCGACGATCACACGCTGGTCGGCTACGCCATCGGCTGGGGCACTACGATCCCGCAGGAGCCCTACGTGCCCGAGGTCAAGGCCGGCGACTGGAAGACCATCTTCGAGCTCGAGGCCGAGTGGAAGAAGAGCAAGGGCTACACCTGA
- a CDS encoding ABC transporter ATP-binding protein, whose product MNEILTKAPQGHIEVRNFSLSYESIEGPVQAVTDTQIHVKPGEFVSIVGPSGCGKSTLLNAVAGFLKPTTGVVTVDGERVNGPSAERGMVFQQYSLFPWKTVRENVEFGLKMRGMGRSQRERAARTLLGLAGLEAFEKHYPEKLSGGMKQRVGIVRALATGPKVLLLDEPFGALDAQTRVIMQQILTNMWQRLKISVLFVTHDIDEAIFLSDRVYCMTARPGSIKAEIPIPLERPRQQSMMMSSEFLALRRGLMSLIREESLKAMGGEISDMGMQGLNIELHGHSLADVI is encoded by the coding sequence ATGAACGAAATCCTGACCAAAGCACCGCAGGGCCATATCGAGGTCAGGAATTTCTCCCTCAGCTATGAGAGCATCGAGGGACCGGTACAGGCCGTCACCGATACGCAGATTCATGTGAAGCCCGGCGAGTTCGTCTCGATCGTCGGCCCCTCCGGTTGCGGAAAGTCGACGCTGCTCAATGCTGTTGCGGGATTCCTCAAGCCGACCACCGGTGTAGTCACGGTCGACGGCGAGCGGGTCAACGGCCCCAGCGCCGAGCGCGGCATGGTATTTCAGCAATATTCGCTGTTTCCGTGGAAGACGGTGCGGGAGAACGTCGAGTTCGGCCTGAAGATGCGCGGCATGGGGCGCTCCCAGCGCGAGCGCGCGGCGCGCACGCTGCTCGGGCTCGCGGGGCTCGAGGCCTTCGAAAAGCATTATCCGGAAAAGCTCTCCGGCGGCATGAAGCAGCGCGTCGGCATCGTCCGCGCGCTCGCCACGGGACCAAAGGTGCTGCTGCTCGACGAGCCCTTCGGCGCGCTCGACGCGCAGACGCGCGTCATCATGCAGCAGATCCTTACCAACATGTGGCAACGGCTGAAGATCTCGGTGCTGTTCGTCACCCACGACATCGATGAAGCCATCTTCCTCTCCGACCGCGTCTACTGCATGACGGCCCGCCCCGGCTCGATCAAGGCGGAAATCCCGATCCCGCTGGAGCGGCCGCGGCAGCAATCGATGATGATGTCGTCGGAGTTTTTGGCGCTCCGTCGCGGGCTGATGTCACTAATCCGCGAGGAGAGCCTGAAGGCGATGGGCGGCGAGATCAGCGACATGGGCATGCAAGGGCTCAACATCGAGCTGCATGGGCATTCGCTGGCGGATGTGATTTAG